From the genome of Mastomys coucha isolate ucsf_1 unplaced genomic scaffold, UCSF_Mcou_1 pScaffold6, whole genome shotgun sequence, one region includes:
- the LOC116079870 gene encoding disintegrin and metalloproteinase domain-containing protein 21-like translates to ISLLVVDERSHKSKKCRNDEIIAETSAPLEETKLPGSPRAGPVYLWRVHVKTITMQYTMDHDLFTKTGSNSTFSLELILVMNSIADSVYRVSGLIVFIRAVCIWNDHNHFSISSFSKNVWRLMEVYGYWKATFYWEMDHTTAALLLGTQLNNVDYASNNAALCNPNWGVLYTFVGVNRIFLSGSFLAHAIGHIMGLGHDGAGCFCFRRSSCLMNEYPTLHDMLSNCSHSTLHWRTLGWDPCLSNPRHTYNSLKYHVPRCGNKNVEDGEACDCGSFKDCSADECCGTNCELTQGSACSSGGCCKTCKIAPSGTICRDKLGICDLPEYCNGVSGNCPENVFIMDGTPCSPLAVCMSGNCSDRHLQCQALFGYQVKDASPACYRELNSRGDRFGNCGIRNPRGGSVTVSCQKEDVLCGLIHCDGVRRIPGGGEHTTFYHIKIQDAKEQQCFGYDIHHGTELPEMGLVMNGATCGPGKYCKNQRCIFHQTLNFNCNVSKCNNRGVCNNKGNCHCIQGWQPPNCLERGTGGSVNSGPVITPQKRYLPKIHLSVNRLLIVLGTRMLLIMASIMFGAIAKAVLRPSGFQRPPVNG, encoded by the coding sequence ATTTCTCTGCTTGTGGTGGATGAAAGGTCACATAAATCTAAAAAGTGTAGAAATGATGAGATCATAGCAGAGACAAGTGCTCCCCTTGAAGAGACTAAGCTTCCTGGAAGTCCCAGAGCAGGCCCCGTATATCTGTGGCGTGTACATGTGAAAACTATAACAATGCAATACACAATGGATCACGACTTATTCACAAAAACCGGGAGCAATTCAACCTTCTCACTTGAGTTAATATTGGTTATGAACAGCATTGCAGATAGCGTTTATAGAGTAAGTGGGTTGATTGTGTTTATACGTGCTGTATGTATTTGGAATGACCATAACCACTTCTCAATATCGTCATTCTCTAAAAATGTTTGGAGACTTATGGAAGTTTATGGCTATTGGAAAGCTACGTTCTATTGGGAAATGGATCATACCACTGCAGCTCTTCTTTTAGGGACGCAACTTAATAATGTGGATTATGCAAGCAATAACGCTGCACTTTGCAATCCCAACTGGGGAGTATTATATACATTTGTAGGAGTAAACCGTATATTTCTGTCTGGATCTTTCCTGGCTCATGCAATAGGTCACATTATGGGTTTAGGACATGATGGTGCGGGCTGCTTTTGTTTCAGAAGGAGCAGTTGTCTCATGAATGAATACCCTACTCTTCACGATATGCTTAGCAATTGTTCCCATAGTACACTACATTGGAGGACACTTGGTTGGGACCCTTGCCTGAGTAATCCGCGTCATACATATAATTCGTTGAAGTATCATGTTCCTCGTTGTGGAAATAAGAACGTGGAGGATGGCGAGGCTTGTGACTGTGGTTCTTTTAAGGACTGTTCCGCTGATGAGTGTTGTGGAACTAATTGTGAGTTAACTCAGGGCAGCGCTTGTTCTTCAGGAGGTTGCTGTAAAACTTGTAAAATTGCACCCAGTGGAACGATATGCAGAGACAAACTTGGTATTTGTGATCTTCCAGAATACTGTAATGGAGTCTCAGGGAACTgcccagaaaatgttttcatcatgGATGGAACTCCTTGTTCTCCACTAGCAGTTTGCATGTCAGGAAACTGTAGCGACCGTCACTTGCAGTGTCAAGCTCTTTTTGGATACCAAGTAAAGGATGCTTCACCAGCATGCTATAGAGAATTAAATTCCAGAGGTGATCGATTTGGAAACTGTGGTATTAGAAACCCACGAGGTGGAAGCGTGACTGTCTCATGTCAAAAGGAAGATGTTTTATGTGGACTAATCCACTGTGATGGTGTCCGTCGTATTCCTGGTGGAGGTGAGCACACCACCTTTTATCACATAAAGATACAAGATGCTAAAGAACAACAGTGTTTTGGGTATGATATACACCATGGGACAGAACTTCCAGAAATGGGGCTTGTAATGAATGGTGCAACCTGTGGCCCTGGAAAATACTGTAAAAATCAAAGATGTATTTTTCATCaaactttgaattttaattgCAATGTTTCTAAGTGTAACAACAGAGGGGTGTGTAACAACAAAGGCAACTGTCACTGTATTCAGGGTTGGCAACCACCAAATTGTTTGGAAAGAGGAACAGGTGGTAGTGTAAACAGTGGCCCTGTAATTACCCCTCAGAAAAGATATCTACCCAAAATACATCTGAGTGTCAACAGGCTATTAATTGTTTTAGGTACCCGCATGCTTCTTATCATGGCTTCGATTATGTTTGGTGCAATTGCAAAAGCAGTGTTACGTCCAAGCGGGTTCCAACGACCCCCAGTTAATGGATGA